The genomic stretch GTATGAACGGGATCGAAAATTGTGCTTTTTATAAAGGCAGGGTTGAGAACGTCCTGAAAACTCTTCAATTAAGCAATATTGATCTTCTTGTGGTCGATCCCCCCAGGGAAGGCATAAGTAAAGAGGGCTTAACGTTGATGTTCACCATTCAACCTAAAAGGGTTGCCTACATATCATGCAACCCCTCTACCCTTGCGAGGGATTTAAAAGAGTTTCTGGAACAGGGTTATGCGATAGCGGAAATCGCTCCCTTCGACTTTTTCCCCCACACATCCCACATGGAAACGCTGACAATCCTCGAAAGATAAGGTTCATCAAT from Pseudomonadota bacterium encodes the following:
- a CDS encoding 23S rRNA (uracil-5-)-methyltransferase RumA; this encodes MNGIENCAFYKGRVENVLKTLQLSNIDLLVVDPPREGISKEGLTLMFTIQPKRVAYISCNPSTLARDLKEFLEQGYAIAEIAPFDFFPHTSHMETLTILER